In Candidatus Cloacimonadota bacterium, a genomic segment contains:
- a CDS encoding DUF975 family protein, whose translation MNNEEIRREAREFLKDKWLNLALVWLIFGAVLSLVPATLGIGGIVALIVGGPLMLGISRIFLKLWHRQDFQIEEMFQGFNDFSRSLVAYLLMCLYVFLWSLLLVVPGIIAAISYSMTFFIMAEDPKIEAQEALRKSKEMMEGHKSEYFSLLFSFIGWFLLACLTWGLGFLLLSSYTTMASTIFYQRLKGQVQQAAYSQPEVPAASPPEPM comes from the coding sequence ATGAACAACGAAGAGATCCGCCGCGAGGCGAGAGAATTTCTCAAGGACAAATGGCTGAACCTGGCCTTGGTTTGGCTGATCTTCGGAGCGGTGCTATCGCTGGTCCCGGCCACTTTGGGGATCGGCGGGATCGTGGCCTTGATCGTGGGTGGACCCCTGATGCTGGGTATTTCCCGGATCTTTCTGAAGCTGTGGCACCGGCAGGACTTTCAGATCGAGGAAATGTTCCAGGGCTTCAACGATTTTTCCCGTTCGCTGGTGGCCTATCTGCTGATGTGCCTCTACGTTTTCCTTTGGTCCCTGCTGCTGGTTGTGCCCGGGATCATCGCCGCCATCAGTTATTCGATGACCTTCTTCATCATGGCCGAGGACCCCAAGATCGAGGCCCAGGAAGCCCTGCGCAAGAGCAAGGAGATGATGGAGGGGCACAAATCCGAATATTTCTCGCTGCTGTTCTCGTTCATCGGTTGGTTTCTGCTGGCCTGCCTGACCTGGGGCCTGGGATTTTTGCTGCTCTCTTCTTATACCACCATGGCCAGCACCATCTTTTACCAACGCCTCAAAGGCCAGGTTCAGCAAGCAGCATACAGTCAGCCAGAAGTTCCCGCGGCCAGTCCGCCTGAACCGATGTGA
- the feoB gene encoding ferrous iron transport protein B — translation MSKNNPVIALAGNPNVGKTTLFNALTGSHQTVGNWPGVTVERKEGFFLREGRRYEVIDLPGIYSLAAGSPDELVARNFLVQKKPDLVINIVDASNLERNLYLTLQLMELKVPLLIVFSMMDIAAQNGIEVDLEHLKSHLNCPIQPLVLSRRFDPSQLFDNIDACLGKSPRKADLRYDEVVEKHLYNIGNFLLRHSDGPAWPAAWKELPLGWTALKLLERDPWFHAALPPAWFDEVDREIRAVEKHRNQSSAAALADDRYGFIRGLVKDVARHKSKTGSTLSDKIDRVVLSSVWGLPVFFGVMYLVFLLAVRASEPLIGWIGDGLNWLLVDKGGALLLAWNFPVWLKYFLADAIGGGIATIATFIPPIFFIFLCISLLEDSGYMARAAFIADKFMRRVGLPGKAFIPLLVGFGCTVPAIMATRTLESRRDRIFASLLTPFMSCGAKLPVYTYLGLLFFPRRADLAIFGLYFFGVVMGMLFALALKKTLFKTQPGNFVMELPPYHLPTVNAIGMHTWHRLKDFILRAGQTILLVTVIITLLQAFVIPVNGAQASVLELGGKLLTPLLRPMGIAADNWQATVALISGLFAKEAIVGTLQSLYPDPAAIPGTFGGTASGIAFLIFILLYSPCAASLAALHKEHGWRWSLFTFGYLTLLAWIVATIAFQLLAFNPQSWLWLGLCLLLAVAFVASLKLMGRKHAIET, via the coding sequence ATGAGCAAAAACAACCCCGTCATCGCCCTCGCCGGCAACCCCAACGTGGGCAAAACCACGCTCTTCAACGCCCTCACCGGCTCACACCAGACCGTTGGCAACTGGCCGGGTGTGACCGTTGAACGCAAGGAGGGCTTTTTCCTGCGCGAAGGCCGGCGTTACGAGGTGATCGACCTGCCCGGGATCTATTCCCTGGCAGCCGGATCGCCGGACGAACTGGTGGCCCGCAACTTTCTGGTGCAGAAAAAACCGGATCTGGTGATCAACATCGTGGACGCCTCGAACCTGGAGCGCAACCTCTACCTCACCCTGCAGTTGATGGAACTGAAGGTCCCGCTTTTAATCGTGTTTTCGATGATGGACATCGCCGCCCAAAACGGGATCGAGGTGGACCTGGAGCATCTGAAGAGCCATCTCAACTGCCCCATCCAACCTCTGGTGCTCTCCCGCCGTTTCGATCCCAGCCAGCTTTTTGACAACATCGACGCCTGCCTGGGCAAGTCACCCCGGAAAGCCGACCTGCGCTACGACGAGGTGGTGGAAAAGCACCTCTACAACATTGGCAACTTCCTGCTGCGGCACAGCGACGGACCCGCCTGGCCGGCAGCCTGGAAGGAACTGCCCCTGGGCTGGACGGCGCTGAAGCTGCTGGAACGGGACCCCTGGTTCCACGCGGCCCTGCCCCCGGCCTGGTTCGATGAGGTGGACCGCGAGATCCGCGCCGTGGAAAAACACCGCAACCAATCCTCCGCCGCCGCCCTGGCCGATGACCGCTACGGCTTCATCCGCGGTTTGGTGAAAGACGTGGCGCGCCACAAGAGCAAAACCGGCTCCACTTTGTCGGACAAGATCGACCGTGTGGTGCTGAGCAGCGTTTGGGGCCTGCCGGTCTTTTTTGGCGTGATGTACCTGGTCTTCCTGCTTGCCGTGCGGGCCAGCGAGCCCCTGATCGGTTGGATCGGCGACGGCCTGAACTGGCTGCTGGTGGACAAAGGCGGGGCTCTTTTGCTGGCCTGGAACTTTCCCGTCTGGCTGAAATACTTCCTGGCCGACGCCATCGGCGGCGGGATCGCCACCATCGCCACTTTCATCCCGCCCATTTTCTTCATCTTTTTGTGCATTTCCCTGCTGGAAGACAGCGGCTACATGGCCCGCGCCGCTTTCATCGCGGACAAGTTCATGCGCCGGGTGGGGTTGCCCGGAAAGGCTTTCATCCCGCTGCTGGTGGGTTTTGGCTGCACCGTGCCGGCCATCATGGCCACCCGCACCCTGGAAAGCAGGAGGGACCGCATCTTCGCCTCGCTGCTCACCCCTTTCATGAGCTGCGGCGCCAAACTGCCGGTCTACACCTATCTGGGCCTGCTGTTCTTTCCCCGGAGGGCCGATCTGGCCATCTTCGGGCTCTATTTCTTCGGGGTGGTGATGGGCATGCTGTTCGCGCTGGCGCTGAAGAAAACCCTCTTCAAGACCCAACCGGGCAACTTCGTGATGGAACTGCCGCCCTATCATCTGCCCACAGTGAACGCCATTGGCATGCACACCTGGCACCGCCTGAAAGACTTCATCCTGCGCGCCGGGCAAACCATCCTGCTGGTGACCGTGATCATCACCCTGCTGCAGGCTTTCGTGATTCCGGTGAACGGTGCGCAGGCCAGCGTTTTGGAACTGGGCGGAAAGCTGCTCACCCCGCTGCTGAGGCCGATGGGCATAGCCGCGGATAACTGGCAGGCCACGGTGGCCCTGATCTCCGGGCTGTTCGCCAAGGAAGCCATCGTGGGCACCCTGCAAAGCCTCTATCCTGATCCAGCCGCCATCCCCGGCACGTTCGGCGGCACAGCTTCCGGGATCGCTTTCCTGATCTTCATTCTCCTCTATTCGCCCTGCGCCGCCTCCCTGGCCGCCCTGCACAAGGAACACGGCTGGCGCTGGAGCCTCTTCACCTTCGGCTATCTCACGCTGCTGGCCTGGATCGTGGCCACCATCGCCTTCCAACTGCTGGCCTTCAATCCACAGTCCTGGCTTTGGCTGGGCCTCTGCCTCCTGTTGGCGGTGGCCTTTGTGGCCAGCCTCAAACTAATGGGAAGAAAACATGCTATCGAGACGTGA
- a CDS encoding MGMT family protein, whose amino-acid sequence MNSTQAIIEAILAVPAGRVASYAQIAAEAGIPRGARQVSRVLHSCSDRHDLPWWRIVRSSGEIALPPEAGGSLQKELLLGEGVLFRSTWVVDLNRCGDQPAKNI is encoded by the coding sequence GTGAACAGCACCCAGGCAATAATTGAGGCCATCCTTGCCGTTCCCGCCGGCAGGGTGGCCAGTTACGCGCAAATCGCCGCGGAAGCTGGGATCCCCCGTGGGGCCAGACAGGTGTCCCGGGTGCTGCATTCCTGTTCGGACAGGCATGATCTGCCGTGGTGGAGGATCGTGCGCTCATCCGGCGAGATCGCCCTTCCCCCGGAGGCCGGAGGCAGCCTGCAAAAGGAATTGCTGCTGGGCGAGGGTGTCTTGTTCAGATCAACTTGGGTGGTCGATCTCAATCGCTGCGGAGATCAGCCAGCCAAAAACATTTGA
- a CDS encoding ferrous iron transport protein A — protein MLSRRDRVRLRQFGRRFGGRHKACHCLSGDCISLADLSTGKEALITCNNDIKTIERGLYHGKRVIAQRNEPGEPNIVIAVGDARYVLDRRVAGMIRVRVV, from the coding sequence ATGCTATCGAGACGTGACCGCGTTCGCCTCCGCCAGTTCGGCCGCAGATTCGGAGGCCGCCACAAAGCCTGCCATTGCCTCAGCGGCGATTGCATCAGCCTGGCCGACCTCAGCACCGGCAAAGAAGCCCTGATCACCTGCAACAACGACATCAAAACCATCGAACGCGGGCTCTACCACGGTAAAAGAGTGATCGCCCAGCGCAACGAGCCCGGGGAACCCAACATCGTGATAGCCGTGGGGGACGCCCGCTATGTGCTGGACCGCCGGGTGGCCGGAATGATCCGGGTGCGCGTGGTTTGA